TATTGTATGCGGTGAGTGCCGAGAGTGAAACGATGACCACTCCAGCCAAACTGCTGATATCAGCTGCTTTCTGAACTTGTATATTATTCTCCATATAGTTGTGATTGTTTACAATTTTATGGCGTAAAGTTCAGCACTAATTTCCATATAACCATAAATACTAATGGTTATTGGACTGATATTCACAAATAATTATGGTTAGAATATGAATCATACTCAAAAATCATACTCTAACCATATAAAAGAGGTAATAATGACCGTTAATCCTTACGGATCAAGGAAATTTTGTTGCTGGCTTTTCGCTTGTTGCTATCCACCACTTTCATGTATCGTTGGGTTGTGGTGATGCTCTTGTGTGCCATGATGCTTTGGATGGTTCGGATGTCTGTTCCGGCAGCAGCCTGTAAAGTGGCGAATGTCCTTCGATATGAGTGGAAGGTGATGTTTTTGGTGATACCTGCGGCTCGGATCCACTCTTTCATGGGGTATTGCGTCCAGCATCTTTTCAATCCTTTGAATACCAGCCCTGTCTTTTCGGGAGAATAACCAATCAATTGCAAGGCTTCGTCACTAATGGGGATGATGTCTTCTGTCTTTGTCTTTTGAGTGACGGTGTGGACGCATTTTCCTCCGGCAGCAAAGTCCACGATTTCTTCCCATCGCAATGTGAGAATATCGCTGATTCTCAGACTTGTCAGACAAGAGAATAACGAGGCTGTTTTCAGAACCGGTATTTTGCAAGGTGTTTCTGCCAATCTGTACAGTTCATCTACGCTTAGGTAGTCTTTCACTACATCTTCCGGCTCTATCTTGTCCAAGAAATCATTTACATTGGAGTGAATTAACTTGTTGCGATAGAGTATTTTGAGAAATCCTCTGAATGTGGACCAGTAGCCCACAGCCGAATTGCGTGATATGGGACGCTCAGGACGTCTAAGCTGTTTCGCATTAAGCAGATACTCTCTGAACTTGTTGCATAAGTCCACATCGATTTCCTCGAATGAACATTTTCCACCCACGAAATTGAAAAAATGCAGATATACGAACTCCCATTTCTGGTCGTGCTTGCGGAGTGTCTTCTTATAATAGGCAAGAAAATCTCCTTTCATCTTGCTCTTGTCAAAGAAATCGTACCGCTCATTTACGATGGATTCAAAGCGTCGGCATCGGATAGCTTCTGCTTTTTCCGACATGACGGCATTAAAGTTCTGTTCCCGTTGGTTCTTTGGTTCGGCATAGATGTAGATGCCCAAAGATTCATGACGGATTACCTTCATACTTTCTTTGTCGCGATAACCGGGATAATAATCCAGATAGAACGACAACATGTTTTTCTTTAGAGGTCTTGTCCTCAATGTTACAGTTTTACATTCGTGCATAATGATATGTTTTTATAATTGGTGATTAATTTGTTGCAAACCAATACAATGAAACAATGCTGATGGCTGCCATTGCTGAAAATGATTCTTGTCTGTGCGGAATAATTCTCAGATACCGGATTTTTCAGCCATCACCTTGTCAAAATCCTCTTTCAACAGGAACATGGGCTTTCCGTGATGCATCTTCCGTATCTTGTTATACCTCGCATAATTGTAGACATCATCCCTGCGGAGACTATATTTTTCCATTGCTTCGGCTACGCTGTAATACATTTCCCGTTGGTCGAAACCTCCGCTTTTGATAATGTCGATATGGTCTTTTGAATATTGGACTTTGCCATAAACAACACGGGACGGGATTTTATGGCGATGTACAAATGAGCATCTGGCATCTTTGCTCATACCATAGATTTCCTCCATTTGTTCCGCACTAATCCATTCCTTTATATTGTCTGCAGCCTTGTATTTGGCGAAGAATCTGTCAACTGACAGTTGCTCGTAATAATTGAACCCACCATGACTGATTTTAGGAATGTCGTTTTCACGGCATAGCTTGCAAATGGTTTTCCTGTTCATATGATAAGTTGCCGCAATTTGCTCGGATGAGTAATAACCTTCAGGGATTACAAAGGTCTCTTTCGGCAGGTCGCTTTTCTTTTCCCGTTTCTTGGGTGTATATGTTCCATCACGATGCTCTATATAGACTTTGTCAAACTCGGAACGTTGCACCATTGTCCGGCTTCCTTGCTTGAACCGTTTGATGTCGTATTTGTTGACATAGTAGCTGATATTAATTTTAGTAAGTCCGTATTTCTCGGTGATTTCATCGTAGGTATAATAGTCGGGATTCAGCTTCTCCTGCTTTTCCTTAATCGCGTCTATATGGGCACGGGAATAATACACCTCGTGGTGGCGGTTGATTCGGGGAATATTGTACCGCAGGGCAAAGGTAGCAACAGCATTACGGCTCATACCGTACTTTTCCATGACCTGCTCCGGGGTATAATAACAGGCCGGATTGATTTCTTCGGCAAGGTCGGCAAAATACTTGTCTATAAGGGTGCGGTTGTAGAACACACGATTGCCTTCTTCAACCTTAGGGATGTTGTATAACTTGCATCGACGATACAGTGTTTTCTTCTGAATTTGGAACTTCTCCAGAATCTCATTGGTAGTGTAATAAAGAACGGTCTGTTTTCTTCCATAACTCCGTTTCTTATAACCGGGTGCATCATCAAACATTTTTTCAATGTCCGACTTGCGGATAATGGTACGCCCGCGAAGTTGCAGTGCCCGAATGATACCGGTAGCCATGTGCCGATAGATGGTCGCACGGCTAATACCTAAAAGGGTTGCGGTTTCGGCAGGGGAGAGATACAACTTGCTTCCTACGATACCGACTTCCTGCATGGGCTGCTCATTTTGCCGTTCCTCGTATTCCTGTAACCTCTGCTTCCGCTTCTTCTCTTTGTACGCTTTTTCATTGCACGATTTGCTGCAATAGCGTGTTACCATCGTGTGTGCTATAAATGGTTTGCCGCACCACTGGCATTTTCTTTGGATTTCCATATATTAGTCGCCTTTAATTTCGCCTATTCTGTCTCAATGCGTCTCACAATTTCTCATAGCGTCTCACACTGTGTCTTCTATAGCGGTTCCGCTCATTCTCATAGCGTCTCACATCGTGTCCAAGATGTCGCTATGATGAGTGCGAAGTGTCCGCTTAATTGTTCGGCGGTAGAATTATGGTACAAAATAATGCTGGAAATCCGCAACCAGTCAGATTTGACTGAAAAACATATAAAAAGAAAAGCCGCTGGTTATCAGCGACTTTCTTCTAATTGGCTATGGTTATTTATGGCTGTTTACAAGCCGTCATTTGCCGATGCAAAAATGCTGAAAAATATTCTGAAGCACCATATCATTTGTCACTTCCCCTGCAATATCCGAAATAAAGAAAATGCACTCTCGTATATCCTGCGAAAGAAAATCTCCGGATATATGTGAATCAAGCCCATCCTGCACCCGGTGGATAGCATCTAAAGCTTTACTTAAAGCTTCATAATGCCTTACGTTTGTCACAATAATATCATTTTGTGTTACCGTAGGCAGATGTGCTGCGTTAATAAGCATCTTTTGTAACTCGTCGGTCTGTCTACGTTCTTTTGCCGATATGAAGATAGACTTCGTGTATTCTTTAGGGAAGTTCTTTAATAAAGCAGATAATTCTTCTTTCTGCATTTCCTCAATCAAATCCGCTTTGTTGAAT
This sequence is a window from Bacteroides thetaiotaomicron VPI-5482. Protein-coding genes within it:
- a CDS encoding site-specific integrase, with translation MHECKTVTLRTRPLKKNMLSFYLDYYPGYRDKESMKVIRHESLGIYIYAEPKNQREQNFNAVMSEKAEAIRCRRFESIVNERYDFFDKSKMKGDFLAYYKKTLRKHDQKWEFVYLHFFNFVGGKCSFEEIDVDLCNKFREYLLNAKQLRRPERPISRNSAVGYWSTFRGFLKILYRNKLIHSNVNDFLDKIEPEDVVKDYLSVDELYRLAETPCKIPVLKTASLFSCLTSLRISDILTLRWEEIVDFAAGGKCVHTVTQKTKTEDIIPISDEALQLIGYSPEKTGLVFKGLKRCWTQYPMKEWIRAAGITKNITFHSYRRTFATLQAAAGTDIRTIQSIMAHKSITTTQRYMKVVDSNKRKASNKISLIRKD
- a CDS encoding helix-turn-helix domain-containing protein — protein: MEIQRKCQWCGKPFIAHTMVTRYCSKSCNEKAYKEKKRKQRLQEYEERQNEQPMQEVGIVGSKLYLSPAETATLLGISRATIYRHMATGIIRALQLRGRTIIRKSDIEKMFDDAPGYKKRSYGRKQTVLYYTTNEILEKFQIQKKTLYRRCKLYNIPKVEEGNRVFYNRTLIDKYFADLAEEINPACYYTPEQVMEKYGMSRNAVATFALRYNIPRINRHHEVYYSRAHIDAIKEKQEKLNPDYYTYDEITEKYGLTKINISYYVNKYDIKRFKQGSRTMVQRSEFDKVYIEHRDGTYTPKKREKKSDLPKETFVIPEGYYSSEQIAATYHMNRKTICKLCRENDIPKISHGGFNYYEQLSVDRFFAKYKAADNIKEWISAEQMEEIYGMSKDARCSFVHRHKIPSRVVYGKVQYSKDHIDIIKSGGFDQREMYYSVAEAMEKYSLRRDDVYNYARYNKIRKMHHGKPMFLLKEDFDKVMAEKSGI